In Methanocella paludicola SANAE, the sequence CAGCTGCGCTCGTACATGAAAAAGGCCGACTTCGACGTGGTCCACGCCCACGGCTACCACGCCTTCCCCGCGCTGTTCGCCGCCTCCTCGAAGGCCCCGAAGTTCATTTTCACACCTCATTATCATGGCAAAGGCCATACTCCCCTGCGGAACCTGCTGCTGAAGCCCTACGCCTATCTCGGGAAGAGCATCTTCGAGAGGGCCGGCCGGATCATATGCGTTTCGGAGTTCGAGAAAAGCCTTGTATGCAGGGACTTCAAGTGCGACGGCAAGGCCGTCGTCATCCCGAACGGCGTCAACAAGGCCGAGTTCAAGGGCCTGGAGCCTTTCCCTAAAGGCCTAAAAGTTATACTATACGTGGGCCGGCTGGAGGAGTACAAGGGAGTCCAGTACGCCATCCGGGCGATGCCCTATCTGCCGTTCTACAGGCTGCTCATCATCGGCAAAGGGCCGTACATGGAAGCCCTCGTAAAAGAGGCGCAGGATGCGGGCGTTAAGGACAAGGTGGGATTCATGGCCGACCAGTCCCGGGCAGACCTGCTGAGGTGGTACGCCACGGCTGACGTGTTCGTCATGCTTTCCACGGCCGAGGCGTACGGCATCACGGTCGCCGAGG encodes:
- a CDS encoding glycosyltransferase family 4 protein, producing MRIAQVCPRYRPYIGGVETHVEELSRRLVRLGHEVTVISTDPSGKLPASEVIDGVKAVRFPAFAPGDAYYLSSQLRSYMKKADFDVVHAHGYHAFPALFAASSKAPKFIFTPHYHGKGHTPLRNLLLKPYAYLGKSIFERAGRIICVSEFEKSLVCRDFKCDGKAVVIPNGVNKAEFKGLEPFPKGLKVILYVGRLEEYKGVQYAIRAMPYLPFYRLLIIGKGPYMEALVKEAQDAGVKDKVGFMADQSRADLLRWYATADVFVMLSTAEAYGITVAEALTAGVPCIVANGSALSEFVGDSCRGVDVPIGGEKLAQYIKEAQFNGMPRNVLDWGEVAERVLKVYGE